The following proteins are co-located in the Oryzias melastigma strain HK-1 linkage group LG8, ASM292280v2, whole genome shotgun sequence genome:
- the tmem98 gene encoding transmembrane protein 98, producing METVVIVAIGVLATIFLASFVALVVVCRHRYCRPHDLLHHFDSKPTLDLIGAMETQSEPSELELDDVVITNPHIEAILENEDWIEDASGLVSHCISILKICHTLTEKLVAMTMGSGAKVKAPASLNDIISVAKRISPRVDDVVRSMYPPLDPILLDARATALLLSVSHLVLVTRNACHMSGSMDWIDQSLHAAEDHMEVIREAAMASEPERCILGADAQREQSI from the exons ATGGAGACGGTGGTGATTGTGGCCATTGGGGTGCTGGCGACCATCTTCCTGGCCTCCTTCGTTGCCCTGGTGGTGGTGTGTCGGCACCGATACTGCCGTCCGCACGACCTGCTGCACCACTTTGACTCCAA ACCCACCCTGGATTTGATTGGAGCCATGGAGACGCAGAGCGAGCCGTCGGAGCTGGAGCTGGACGACGTGGTCATCACCAATCCTCACATTGAAGCCATCCTGGAGAATGAGGACTGGATAGAGGACGCTTC GGGGCTGGTGTCTCACTGCATCTCCATCCTAAAG ATATGCCACACTTTGACAGAAAAGTTGGTCGCCATGACGATGGGCTCAGGGGCAAAAGTCAAAGCACCGGCCAGCTTGAATGACATCATCTCTGTGGCCAAGCGCATCAGCCCAAg AGTGGATGACGTGGTCAGATCCATGTACCCTCCTCTGGATCCAATCCTCCTGGACGCCAG GGCCACTGCTCTGCTCCTCTCGGTCAGCCACCTGGTGCTGGTCACTCGTAACGCCTGCCACATGTCCGGCAGCATGGACTGGATCGACCAGTCGCTGCACGCCGCTGAAGATCACATGGAGGTCATCCGTGAGGCGGCCATGGCCTCTGAACCAGAACGATGCATACTTGGAGCGGACGCTCAGAGAGAACAGTCCATCTGA